From Apis mellifera strain DH4 linkage group LG5, Amel_HAv3.1, whole genome shotgun sequence, the proteins below share one genomic window:
- the LOC409046 gene encoding ankyrin repeat and zinc finger domain-containing protein 1 — translation MMDHQIFKIYNQEDFNRITKGIKVAQCMQSRSSSVSENEKLLNQLDDLVVSDSLSCSFCNTIFEDKAQQRLHYKLDWHRYNLKQRLNGLKPINEDKFSLLADEGNVSSLSGSDVDSENEDETYVSEAGILPSGHCENRNLINKNKKIEKKGKNMESISDSSDTECCDDIIKEKKTEDLLVTASRHSKVFFENDDGNIFSIYRCLLHNKKEIPEVDNEMIAQALDSGRKTTWTVIMIGGGHFAAAVFQDGEPIVHKTFHSYTVRAKQGFAQSSRTTANHAKSAGASLRRYNEASLLQHVQDILESWSSYINNSSLILYRAVGPYNRTVLFGGKNPPLDKNDLRLRPLPFPTRRATFSEVKRVYDILSTMEIYGSAADFTDSFPISPRQPLRKKLSKTDVSGEIPIKTENEENDSNASSNIRNTQDNDKNKVPAQPSPERQHRNSRSYIDRAKPRKSPCRPLPDIVAKLAQSSSESELDKVEELDNQINTPNAPMDVSLIQQELEVEFHENLLAFQDTVPRYMKNKKSRRQKKKTKKDEYVMNEMLANAKVKLWSACKLGDNELLTSVIKDLLIQVEKNFELEEQNKEDVTINSHSIINKDDITKLVNDSNEDGNTMLHLAALGGHLKLVWQLLEIGSDPCNRNKKLQTPYAAANDKETRNIFRRFMGANPDKFNYSKSQIPGPLTDEIEHEESEKKRQQRKIKREKDKLKRKEFELKKQEEDAKQRYLCLSDREKRALAAEQRILKQGCTVVSRCFQCGVDMAGQVPFEYNSNRFCSMPCLKEHRLRNKVII, via the exons ATGATGgatcatcaaatatttaaaatatacaatcaagaagattttaatagaattacaaAAGGAATTAAAGTAGCACAATGCATGCAATCACGATCGTCATCTG tttcagaaaatgagaaattgtTGAATCAACTTGATGATTTAGTTGTATCCGATTCTTTAAGTTGTTCATTTTGTAATACTATATTTGAAGATAAAGCACAACAAAGActtcattataaattagattggcatcgatataatttaaaacagcgtttaaatggattaaaacctataaatgaagataaatttagCCTTCTTGCTGATGaag gtAACGTTTCAAGTTTATCTGGTAGTGATGTAGATTCTGAAAATGAAGATGAGACATATGTTTCGGAAGCTGGAATTTTACCTAGTGGACATTgtgaaaatagaaatcttattaataagaataaaaaaattgagaaaaaaggaaaaaatatggaatcaATTTCTGATAGTTCTGATACAGAATGTTgtgatgatattataaaagagaaaaaaactgAAGATTTATTAGTCACTGCAAGTCGTCattcaaaagttttttttgaaaatgatgatggaaatatatttagtatatacAGGTGTTTACTTCATAATAAAAAG GAAATTCCAGAAGTAGACAATGAGATGATTGCTCAGGCATTGGACAGTGGGAGGAAAACAACATGGACTGTTATCATGATTGGTGGAGGACATTTTGCTGCAGCTGTATTTCaag acGGAGAACCCATTGTACATAAAACATTTCATTCCTATACTGTACGAGCAAAACAAGGCTTTGCCCAAAGTTCACGTACAACAGCTAATCATGCAAAAAGTGCTGGAGCTAGTTTACGTCGTTATAATGAAGCATCTCTTCTTCAG catGTACAAGATATACTTGAATCGTGGtcatcttatattaataattcctctctaattttatatagagcTGTTGGTCCATATAATCGAACTGTATTATTCGGAGGAAAAAATCCGCCTTTAGATAAGAATGACTTAAGATTAAGACCATTGCCTTTTCCTACTCGTAGAGCAACATTCAGTGAAGTTAAAAGAGTGTATGATATATTAAGTACAATGGAAATTTATG gttCTGCAGCTGATTTTACAGATTCTTTTCCTATTTCACCTCGTCAACctcttagaaaaaaattatcaaaaactgATGTTTCTGGGgaaattccaataaaaacagaaaatgaagaaaatgattCTAATGCTTCCAGTAATATCCGTAATACCCAAGATAATGACAAGAATAAAGTTCCTGCTCAACCATCTCCCGAAAGACAACATAGAAATTCTCGATCTTATATAGATAGAGCAAAACCAAGAAAAAGTCCATGCCGTCCTTTACctg ATATAGTTGCTAAGTTAGCACAATCATCTTCAGAATCAGAATTGGATAAAGTTGAAGAATtggataatcaaataaatactcCTAATGCTCCAATGGatgtttcattaattcaaCAAGAATTAGAAGtagaatttcatgaaaatttactCGCTTTTCAAGATACGGTACCAAGAtatatgaagaataaaaaatctcgTCGTCAgaagaaaaagacaaaaaaagatg aatatgtAATGAACGAAATGTTGGCCAATGCTAAAGTTAAATTATGGTCTGCATGTAAATTAGGTGATAATGAATTACTGACATCtgttattaaagatttattaattcaagtagaaaaaaattttgaattagaagaacaaaataaagaagatgTAACTATAAATTCTCattcaattataaacaaaGATGATATAACAAAATTGGTAAATGATTCCAATGAAGATGGTAATACAATGCTACATTTAGCAGCCTTGGGTGGACACTTAAAATTAGTGTG gcaattattggaaattggaTCAGATCCTTGcaatagaaataagaaattgcaAACACCATATGCAGCGGCAAATGATAAGGAaactagaaatatttttagaagatttaTGGGCGCTAATcccgataaatttaattatagcaag tCTCAAATACCTGGACCACTTACTGATGAAATAGAACACGAGGaatcggaaaaaaaaagacaacaaagaaaaataaaacgagaaaaagataaattgaagagaaaagaatttgaacttaaaaaacaagaagaagatgCGAAACAAAGATATCTTTGTCTCAGTGATagagaaaaa AGAGCATTGGCTGCAGAACAACGCATTTTAAAACAAGGCTGTACTGTAGTTTCACGATGTTTTCAATGTGGTGTGGATATGGCAGGTCAGGTGcctttcgaatataattctaatcgtTTCTGTTCTATGCCGTGCCTAAAAGAACACCGTCTTCGTAACAAAGTAATTATCTGA
- the LOC102654567 gene encoding uncharacterized protein LOC102654567, translated as MGEKKFNFRLNKTNDLITNKNCILPMRLWERLQMNEWNFICLLFVISLSIVLGKLYINYGSILEPQNSIKYIVSTTSIFSNISNIFGLLYVPDISEFNIKQLTVINEKFVNNSQYDDVVNVMILFFKSYGWLIRAAICGLIMMGFTWFIIYKDSSIPGINPPTPFSPSKQRFAKTSGIQMNYLIGILNGILIFVYMCL; from the exons atgggcgagaagaaatttaattttcgtttaaataaaactaatgatttaataacaaacaaaaattgcaTTCTACCAATGAGGTTATGGGAAAGATTACAAATGaatgaatggaattttatttgtttactcTTTGTAATATCATTATCTATTGTTTtgggaaaattatatataaattatg GTAGTATTTTAGAGCCAcaaaatagtattaaatatatagtatcaACAAcatctatattttcaaatatatccaatatatttGGTTTATTATATGTACCTGATATATcagaattcaatataaaacaattaacagttataaatgaaaaatttgttaataatagtCAATACGATGATGTTGTAaatgtaatgatattattttttaaatcatatggATGGCTAATAAGAGCAGCAATATGTGGTCTTATTATGATGGGTTTTACTtggtttataatttacaaagatAGCAGTATTCCTGGAATCAATCCACCTACTCCTTTTAGTCCTTCTAAGCAAAG atttgcaAAGACATCAGGGatacaaatgaattatttgattGGAATACTTAatggtatattaatttttgtctaCATgtgtctttaa